The following proteins are co-located in the Natator depressus isolate rNatDep1 chromosome 4, rNatDep2.hap1, whole genome shotgun sequence genome:
- the FABP1 gene encoding fatty acid-binding protein, liver, which translates to MSFNGKFELQSHENFEPFMKALGLSDELIEKGKDLKSISEIVQNGKKFKVTVTTGSKVLTNEFTIGEEAELETPTGEKVKAVVQMEGDNKLVTNLSKIKSVTEIKGDIITNAMTVGDISYTRISKRI; encoded by the exons ATGAGCTTCAATGGAAAGTTTGAACTCCAGTCCCATGAAAATTTTGAGCCTTTCATGAAAGCCCTTG GTCTTTCTGATGAATTGATCGAAAAGGGCAAGGACCTCAAGAGCATCTCAGAAATTGTGCAGAATGGCAAAAAGTTCAAGGTCACCGTGACAACTGGCAGCAAAGTGCTGACCAATGAGTTCACTATTGGAGAGGAGGCCGAGCTGGAGACCCCCACTGGAGAGAAGGTCAAG GCTGTTGTTCAAATGGAAGGTGACAATAAACTGGTCACGAACTTGAGCAAAATCAAATCTGTCACTGAAATAAAGGGAGACATAATCACCAAT GCAATGACCGTGGGAGACATCAGCTACACGCGAATCAGCAAGAGAATCTAG